From Erigeron canadensis isolate Cc75 chromosome 8, C_canadensis_v1, whole genome shotgun sequence, one genomic window encodes:
- the LOC122610541 gene encoding uncharacterized protein LOC122610541, whose amino-acid sequence MELQNLNFVQDLTPDNNFWHMKARIIRMWEQTFKLDMILIDERGHKIQAIVKKSLLPDFQEYFEDAVVVTRRFGVGVYLPSKAIPMALISSLLLPSMRTLHQQDKDTLIAWCGDLDIFKSSGRENKRVNFDLRDLDVQVVKCTLWGKYVEQVNKFISSNKSVKMVICILQHAKLKYFNREITVQNDMYGTRLFLNEDIDEANDFRRSYDHHPLLIERDGAATQTALSSQTVYPFNNEFVVDTEKKYVYEIRECVKEQHVVVVATIRMLEEEHGRFYMAYRRHGRKALTKEEYLEQSEEIPSHFLEAPMDSLWCLACHDIPTSLVPKFKVQFRVQDHTGTESFVMFDKDVSKVVRMSANDIRERQPASGDTESYPRELDVCDDPDIIVELQAKDAPDKASQDKTNFSSVKLGESSQTLADSKVASQDQTKSSSVKLGESSQTLADSKDASSFTADSLASDLAKASPTTPGEKRVAPLFAVENSVGELSTSKKLKKKLQA is encoded by the exons ATGGAACTTCAAAATCTTAACTTTGTTCAAGATTTAACCCCTGACAATAATTTCTGGCATATGAAGGCTAGAATAATCAGAATGTGGGAGCAAACCTTTAAGCTTGATATGATCCTTATCGATGAGAGG GGTCACAAAATTCAGGCCATTGTTAAAAAGAGCTTGCTGCCAGATTTTCAGGAATACTTTGAGGATGCGGTGGTTGTCACAAGAAGATTTGGAGTTGG CGTGTATCTTCCTTCCAAGGCCATCCCTATGGCTTTGATTTCGTCCCTTTTACTGCCATCAATGAGAACACTGCATCAGCAAGACAAAGACACACT GATTGCTTGGTGTGGTGACCTTGATATCTTTAAGTCGTCTGGGAGAGAAAACAAAAGGGTGAACTTTGATCTACGGGACTTAGA TGTTCAAGTTGTTAAATGCACTCTTTGGGGAAAATATGTTGAGCAAGTGAACAAGTTCATATCCTCAAACAAATCTGTTAAGATGGTTATTTGCATCCTCCAACATGCCAaacttaagtattttaata GAGAAATTACTGTTCAGAATGACATGTATGGGACACGTCTTTTCCTCAATGAAGACATTGATGAGGCGAATGACTTTAGGAGGAGTTACGATCACCATCCCCT CCTTATAGAGAGGGATGGTGCTGCTACTCAAACTGCTCTGTCATCGCAGACCGTTTACCCCTTTAACAATGAATTTGTTGTCGATACCGAGAAGAAATACGTTTATGAGATCAGAGAGTGTGTAAAG GAACAACATGTCGTTGTGGTTGCTACCATTAGGATGCTGGAAGAAGAACATGGCAGGTTTTACATGGCGTATCGGCGACATGGAAGGAAGGCTTTAACTAAAGAAGAGTATCTAGAGCAGTCTGAGGAGATCCCGTCTCACTTTCTCGAGGCTCCTATGGACAGCTTATGGTGTCTCGCCTGCCATGACATCCCAACATCTTTGGTTCCAAA GTTCAAAGTTCAATTTAGGGTGCAAGACCACACTGGTACCGAGTCTTTTGTCATGTTTGACAAGGACGTTAGTAAGGTTGTTAGGATGTCTGCTAATGACATTCGAGAAAGGCAACCAGCTTCAGGCGATACCGAGTCTTACCCCCGTGAATTGGAT GTTTGTGACGATCCAGATATAATTGTTGAGCTGCAAGCCAAGGATGCACCTGATAAG GCAAGCCAGGATAAAACTAACTTCAGTTCTGTTAAGCTTGGAGAATCCTCACAGACTTTAGCCGATTCCAAAGtg GCAAGCCAGGATCAAACTAAATCCAGTTCTGTTAAGCTTGGAGAATCCTCACAGACTTTAGCTGATTCCAAG GATGCTTCATCCTTTACCGCAGACTCTTTGGCTTCCGACCTCGCAAAGGCCTCCCCGACAACTCCTGGTGAAAAAAGGGTTGCGCCGCTTTTTGCTGTTGAAAATTCCGTTGGTGAACTTTCGACCTCCAAGAAATTGAAGAAGAAACTACAAGCATAA
- the LOC122578475 gene encoding LOW QUALITY PROTEIN: type I inositol polyphosphate 5-phosphatase 1-like (The sequence of the model RefSeq protein was modified relative to this genomic sequence to represent the inferred CDS: deleted 1 base in 1 codon), with protein MTHDNHGQRSRSRSPERNWVEKCLGCNCVELLWPRLVIQKWLNISTDSSDYSADSDDNSLHDPIIRAESLCYRPKGSGFNDNKGDEFKGHHHKGDFPRLRRRKSETFRDQFIDAKELRVSVNTWNLGGEFPPEDLDISEWLDTEYPADIYVIGFQEIIPLNAGNIFGSEDTRPIPIWENIIRENLNKLNLVNTEYKCYSDPPSPLRFKLSEDAPNMHSELPVESDTESEDEMCTFSDSVTKYPVEKIEEFVDSFKDSKSFVNYRPLESYLSGGRRVRPVVNGLAKLDLDSIMYRKRKSQYVRIVSKQMVGVFLTIWVRRSLRKHIQNVHVSTVGVGVMGYIGNKGSISVSMSVYQTNFCFICAHLTSGEREIDIIKRNIDVNEIYKRTRFNSMSKVALPRSIKDHERIIWFGDLNYRFNLSYEEACDLISKKAWSELLERDQLRDGGAFDGWEEGTLNFPPTYKYEPNSDKYCGEDPKAGRRTPAWCDRILSFGKGMRQLSYKRIENRLSDHRPVSASYMIDVEVFSLRKLQRALTFTDTEIQNYGISHLRNAKDTLDGNDQDSTN; from the exons atgacCCATGATAATCATGGTCAACGCTCAAGAAGTCGTTCTCCTGAG agAAACTGGGTTGAA AAATGTTTAGGGTGCAACTGTGTAGAATTGTTATGGCCAAGATTGGTTATACAAAAATGGCTGAATATATCTACAGATAGTTCTGATTATAGTGCTGATTCTGATGATAATAGTCTCCATGATCCTATTATTCGTGCAG AATCTTTGTGTTATCGGCCAAAAGGTTCCGGCtttaatgataataaaggagATGAATTTAAGGGTCATCATCATAAAG GAGATTTTCCTAGGTTAAGAAGACGAAAATCAGAGACATTCAGAGATCAATTTATCGATGCAAAGGAACTCAG GGTATCTGTTAATACATGGAATCTTGGAGGGGAATTCCCACCAGAAGACTTGGATATCTCAGAGTGGCTCGATACTGAGTACCCTGCAGACATATATGTGATTGG TTTTCAGGAGATTATACCCTTAAATGCTGGAAATATTTTTGGTTCTGAAGATACCCGTCCAATTCCAATATGGGAAAATATCATTCGTGAAAACCTTAATAAACTGAACCTCGTGAACACTGAATATAAATGCTATAGTGACCCTCCTTCTCCTTTAAGATTTAAACTATCTGAAGATGCTCCAAATATGCACAGTGAACTACCGGTAGAAAGCGATACTGAGAGTGAGGATGAAATGTGCACGTTTAGTGATTCTGTAACAAAATATCCTGTAGAAAAAATAGAAGAGTTTGTTGATTCATTTAAAGATTCTAAGTCCTTTGTAAATTATCGTCCTTTAGAGTCATATTTGAGTGGTGGAAGAAGAGTCAGACCAGTGGTCAATGGGCTTGCAAAACTAGATCTTGACTCTATTATGTACAGGAAAAGAAAATCACAGTATGTTAGAATAGTAAGCAAACAGATGGTTGGAGTTTTTCTGACCATATGGGTTCGTAGAAGCTTGAGGAAGCATATCCAGAATGTTCATGTGTCGACCGTTGGTGTAGGAGTAATGGGCTACATTGGTAACAAG GGGTCCATATCAGTGAGCATGTCCGTATACCAGACAAACTTCTGTTTCATATGTGCGCATTTAACATCTGGTGAGAGGGAAATTGATATCATCAAGAGGAATATTGATGTAAATGAGATATATAAGAGGACACGTTTTAATTCAATGTCAAAAGTTGCACTTCCAAGGAGCATTAAAGACCACGA GCGAATAATATGGTTTGGTGATCTTAATTATCGTTTCAATTTATCATACGAAGAAGCATGTGATTTGATATCTAAAAAGGCCTGGTCCGAGCTGTTAGAGAGGGATCAG CTAAGAGATGGCGGCGCATTCGATGGATGGGAAGAAGGTACTTTGAATTTTCCACCAACTTATAAATATGAGCCAAATTCAGATAAATACTGTGGCGAGGATCCTAAAGCCGGGAGGCGTACTCCAGCATG GTGTGACCGTATACTTTCATTTGGGAAAGGGATGAGGCAACTGAGCTACAAAAGGATTGAGAATAGACTCTCGGATCATAGGCCTGTGTCTGCATCATATATGATAGATGTTGAAGTGTTCTCTCTAAGAAAGTTGCAGCGGGCCCTGACGTTTACTGACACGGAGATTCAAAACTATGGGATCTCTCACTTAAGAAATGCAAAG GATACATTGGATGGTAATGACCAAGATTCTACCAATTGA